A region from the Serinibacter arcticus genome encodes:
- a CDS encoding MalY/PatB family protein, with protein MTSASAPAPSPTGQDGFDAARVDAFTAEDLQALGSLKWTAFPRSIGAWVAEMDFPVAPPVTRALQRAVADSAFGYLPTSLVAETKRACADWYARTTGWAPAVADIHLVPDVLTALRVTLDHVTGPGTTAVVTTPAYMPFLTRPELVGHGLRTVAAARDADGRWVHDLEALDATLASIDGPALLVLCNPWNPVGRVLSREELLAIAEVVERHGATVFSDEIHAPVLLDDDAAHVPYASLSPATAEHTITAVSASKAWNLPGLKCAQLLATGTRHREILARPATFAGYEPATIGLVANTAAYDLGGPWLEGARTYLRENRDAFAAAIAEAIPDAVATRPEGTYLALVDLRAVRSASGAALPDDLGAFFRDHAGVAITDGALCGAPGFVRFNLALPRPLLLEAVAALGSAVDALD; from the coding sequence GTGACCTCCGCGAGCGCGCCCGCCCCCTCCCCCACCGGCCAGGACGGCTTCGACGCCGCCCGCGTCGACGCCTTCACCGCCGAGGACCTCCAGGCCCTCGGCTCGCTGAAGTGGACCGCGTTCCCGCGGTCGATCGGGGCGTGGGTGGCGGAGATGGACTTCCCCGTCGCTCCGCCGGTGACCCGCGCGCTGCAGCGTGCCGTGGCGGACAGCGCCTTCGGCTACCTGCCCACGTCCCTCGTCGCGGAGACGAAGCGGGCGTGCGCGGACTGGTACGCCCGCACCACCGGTTGGGCGCCCGCCGTCGCCGACATCCACCTCGTCCCCGACGTGCTGACCGCGCTGCGAGTCACGCTCGACCACGTGACCGGCCCCGGCACCACGGCCGTCGTCACCACCCCGGCCTACATGCCGTTCCTGACCCGGCCCGAGCTCGTGGGTCACGGGCTGCGCACCGTGGCCGCGGCGCGGGATGCCGACGGCCGGTGGGTCCACGACCTGGAGGCCCTCGACGCGACGCTCGCGAGCATCGACGGCCCCGCGCTGCTGGTGCTGTGCAACCCGTGGAACCCCGTCGGCCGCGTGCTGAGCCGCGAGGAGCTGCTGGCGATCGCCGAGGTCGTCGAGCGGCACGGCGCGACCGTCTTCTCCGACGAGATCCACGCCCCCGTGCTGCTGGACGACGACGCCGCGCACGTCCCGTACGCGTCGCTCAGCCCGGCCACGGCCGAGCACACCATCACCGCGGTCTCCGCCTCCAAGGCGTGGAACCTCCCCGGCCTGAAGTGCGCGCAGCTCCTCGCCACCGGGACGCGCCACCGCGAGATCCTCGCCCGGCCGGCGACGTTCGCCGGCTACGAGCCCGCCACGATCGGTCTCGTCGCCAACACCGCCGCCTACGACCTCGGCGGCCCCTGGCTCGAGGGCGCCCGCACCTACCTGCGGGAGAACCGCGACGCCTTCGCCGCCGCGATCGCGGAGGCGATCCCCGACGCCGTCGCGACCCGACCGGAGGGCACCTACCTCGCGCTGGTGGACCTGCGGGCCGTGCGCAGCGCGTCCGGAGCGGCGCTGCCCGACGACCTCGGAGCGTTCTTCCGCGACCACGCCGGCGTCGCCATCACCGACGGCGCCCTGTGCGGCGCCCCGGGGTTCGTCCGGTTCAACCTGGCGCTGCCGCGCCCGCTGCTGCTGGAGGCGGTCGCCGCGCTGGGCTCCGCCGTCGACGCCCTGGACTGA
- a CDS encoding carbohydrate ABC transporter permease has product MSAPVNDRVGARPIGRVSTRARRERRELVLRTVIVAVVGLLTISPLYWMVAVTFSTRAELLGGGELRLWPREVTLENVERVLGSFPVATWFGNSVAISAVVMVLSVSTSLLAGYAFSHLRFRGSTPLFFIGLATMVLPVQVIMVALFRIITTTGLYGTYWAVILPTAASAFGLFLARQFMLGIPRELIEAARLDGAGHLTVFRRIVLPLSKALVAVLAFMSLLSSWNDFAWPLIALRENRLFTLPIGLLYLQGQANSDYGATMAFALINILPIAIVFLVFQRYFIAGFARSGIK; this is encoded by the coding sequence GTGAGCGCCCCCGTGAACGACCGGGTGGGCGCGCGGCCGATCGGCCGCGTGAGCACCCGGGCGCGACGCGAGCGTCGCGAGCTCGTCCTGCGGACGGTGATCGTCGCCGTCGTCGGCCTGCTGACGATCTCGCCGCTCTACTGGATGGTCGCGGTCACGTTCTCCACCCGGGCCGAGCTGCTCGGCGGGGGCGAGCTGCGGCTGTGGCCGCGGGAGGTCACCCTCGAGAACGTCGAGCGCGTCCTGGGGTCCTTCCCCGTCGCGACCTGGTTCGGCAACTCCGTGGCGATCTCCGCCGTCGTCATGGTGCTGTCGGTCTCCACGAGCCTGCTCGCGGGCTACGCGTTCTCCCACCTGCGGTTCCGCGGCTCGACGCCGCTCTTCTTCATCGGCCTCGCCACGATGGTCCTGCCGGTCCAGGTGATCATGGTCGCGCTGTTCCGGATCATCACGACCACCGGGCTGTACGGCACGTACTGGGCCGTCATCCTCCCGACGGCGGCGTCCGCGTTCGGGCTGTTCCTCGCCCGTCAGTTCATGCTCGGGATCCCGCGCGAGCTCATCGAGGCGGCCCGGCTGGACGGCGCCGGCCACCTGACGGTGTTCCGTCGGATCGTGCTGCCGCTGTCGAAGGCGCTCGTGGCCGTGCTGGCGTTCATGAGCCTGCTGTCGTCGTGGAACGACTTCGCCTGGCCCCTGATCGCGCTGCGGGAGAACCGTCTGTTCACGCTCCCGATCGGCCTGCTGTACCTGCAGGGCCAGGCCAACAGCGACTACGGGGCGACGATGGCGTTCGCGCTGATCAACATCCTGCCGATCGCGATCGTCTTCCTCGTCTTCCAGCGCTACTTCATCGCCGGGTTCGCGCGGAGCGGGATCAAGTAG
- the tatC gene encoding twin-arginine translocase subunit TatC produces the protein MVTLPRKPNPRSRRSNPDGRMALREHLREARRRFILAALGVAVGAVVGWIFYEPIFEVLAGPIRDAEGGGTLTELNFTEVLGAFDTKVRVSFFLGTLASSPWWIYQFWAFVAPGLTGREKRMGLVFVAAAVPLFLGGAWVAWAVLPNAVNLLTAATPDGVRNLLNTATYLTFVMQFMLIFGAAFLLPLIMVALTAVRVVRGSTWRKGWRWAIVGIFTFAAFATPSPDAVSMIIMAVPICGLYGIALLVCARIDRSRARREAAEDAEAAAPSGDAGPGPAVA, from the coding sequence GTGGTGACGCTGCCCCGCAAGCCGAACCCGCGCTCCCGCAGGAGCAACCCCGACGGCCGCATGGCCCTGCGCGAGCACCTGCGGGAGGCGCGTCGACGTTTCATCCTCGCGGCGCTCGGCGTCGCCGTCGGCGCCGTGGTCGGCTGGATCTTCTACGAGCCGATCTTCGAGGTCCTCGCCGGGCCGATCCGTGACGCCGAGGGCGGGGGCACGCTCACCGAGCTCAACTTCACCGAGGTCCTGGGCGCCTTCGACACGAAGGTCCGGGTCTCGTTCTTCCTCGGCACCCTGGCCTCGAGCCCGTGGTGGATCTACCAGTTCTGGGCGTTCGTCGCCCCGGGTCTCACCGGACGCGAGAAGCGGATGGGCCTGGTGTTCGTCGCCGCCGCCGTCCCGCTGTTCCTCGGCGGGGCCTGGGTCGCCTGGGCGGTGCTGCCGAACGCGGTGAACCTCCTGACCGCGGCCACGCCGGACGGCGTCCGCAACCTCCTCAACACGGCGACCTACCTGACGTTCGTCATGCAGTTCATGCTGATCTTCGGGGCGGCCTTCCTGCTGCCGCTGATCATGGTCGCCCTCACCGCCGTCCGCGTCGTGCGCGGTTCGACGTGGCGCAAGGGGTGGCGCTGGGCGATCGTCGGCATCTTCACCTTCGCCGCGTTCGCGACGCCGTCGCCCGACGCCGTCTCGATGATCATCATGGCCGTGCCGATCTGCGGTCTCTACGGGATCGCGCTGCTCGTGTGCGCCCGCATCGACCGCAGCCGCGCACGGCGCGAGGCCGCGGAGGACGCCGAGGCCGCCGCGCCGAGCGGCGACGCGGGACCCGGTCCCGCCGTTGCCTGA
- a CDS encoding carbohydrate ABC transporter permease, protein MRESAVAEVDAGASTASGRAVGPTRRRSRRPGAAGEALAAYGFLAPTYVLLLIFVLVPLAGAFVVSLQRTDGFGAGVFTGLDNYARLGSDPLFWRALANTAVFTLIVTPLSMALGLVAATLLNTALPARGLLRSLIILPMAVSGVATALIGVLVFDQNSGILNRILGSVGIAPITWQSDPVPAFASIVIVTVWWRTGFNMLIYLAGLQGIGPDLHEAARLDGANTLQRFRNVTVPLLGPTSFFLTVLNVIYSFQVFDIVFVLTGGGPAGATSVLVTYAYETGFVTRDQGYAAAIGMVLFLFALLFAAAQWRASRTKDVAE, encoded by the coding sequence GTGCGTGAGAGCGCGGTGGCCGAGGTCGACGCCGGCGCGTCGACCGCGAGCGGCCGGGCCGTGGGGCCGACACGACGTCGTTCCCGTCGTCCCGGCGCCGCCGGCGAGGCGCTGGCCGCGTACGGCTTCCTCGCGCCGACCTACGTGCTGCTCCTGATCTTCGTGCTCGTCCCTCTCGCGGGGGCGTTCGTGGTGAGCCTGCAGCGCACCGACGGGTTCGGCGCCGGCGTCTTCACGGGCCTGGACAACTACGCGCGGCTCGGCTCGGACCCGCTGTTCTGGCGCGCGCTGGCGAACACCGCGGTGTTCACGCTCATCGTCACGCCGCTGTCGATGGCGCTCGGCCTCGTGGCAGCCACCCTGCTCAACACCGCGCTGCCGGCGCGTGGCCTGCTGCGATCGCTGATCATCCTGCCGATGGCGGTCTCCGGCGTGGCGACGGCGCTCATCGGCGTGCTCGTCTTCGACCAGAACTCCGGCATCCTCAACCGGATCCTCGGCTCGGTCGGCATCGCGCCGATCACCTGGCAGTCCGACCCCGTGCCCGCGTTCGCGTCGATCGTCATCGTCACGGTCTGGTGGCGCACCGGCTTCAACATGCTCATCTACCTGGCGGGCCTGCAGGGCATCGGGCCGGACCTGCACGAGGCCGCGCGGCTCGACGGCGCGAACACGCTGCAGCGCTTCAGGAACGTCACCGTCCCGCTGCTGGGTCCGACGTCGTTCTTCCTCACGGTCCTCAACGTCATCTACTCCTTCCAGGTCTTCGACATCGTGTTCGTCCTCACCGGTGGCGGGCCGGCCGGGGCGACGTCCGTGCTCGTCACCTACGCCTACGAGACCGGCTTCGTCACGCGCGACCAGGGCTACGCCGCCGCGATCGGCATGGTGCTGTTCCTGTTCGCGCTGCTCTTCGCCGCCGCGCAGTGGCGCGCGAGCCGGACCAAGGACGTGGCCGAGTGA
- a CDS encoding MFS transporter, producing MTDSPDPRETAGSAVETVVDAEDRAAIDAAAEAEKPGWRRRTALFLTGQTVSLFGSMLVQYAVMWYLTLTTKDGTVMALSTVFGFLPQAIVSIFGGVWADRHNRKLLIMGADASIAVATLTLAILMMQGTNDLWLIYAALAVRSTGAGIQTPAVGALLPQIVPTNKLLRINGINQTIQAGMMLLAPAVAAALYANFAIEMIFFVDVVTAVAGIGLLALIPVATIRQAGVAVTGYFEDLREGVRYIAGHAFVRWLMGLYAFVMVLAAAPSFLTPLMVARSFGEEPWKLMTLELAFSVGMMAAGATVAVWGEKFDRITLIMASAVAFGVLSIGLGLSPNLWVFFFFMFLVGVTVPAFSTPSMTALQETVEPERQGRVFGFLGIVSAVAMPLGMVVFGPLANVWTVQTVLVISGVATFVVAILALALPGGKRAIAAARAHGAGSQKVGIPADTASGTADGP from the coding sequence ATGACCGACTCCCCCGACCCCCGCGAGACCGCCGGCTCCGCCGTCGAGACGGTCGTGGACGCCGAGGACCGCGCGGCGATCGACGCCGCGGCCGAGGCCGAGAAGCCCGGCTGGCGCCGCCGGACCGCCCTGTTCCTCACGGGGCAGACGGTGTCGCTGTTCGGCTCGATGCTCGTCCAGTACGCCGTCATGTGGTACCTCACGCTCACCACGAAGGACGGCACCGTGATGGCGCTGTCGACCGTGTTCGGCTTCCTGCCGCAGGCGATCGTGTCGATCTTCGGCGGGGTCTGGGCCGACCGGCACAACCGCAAGCTGCTCATCATGGGTGCCGACGCCTCGATCGCCGTCGCGACCCTGACGCTCGCGATCCTCATGATGCAGGGGACGAACGACCTGTGGCTGATCTACGCCGCGCTCGCCGTGCGCTCGACGGGCGCCGGCATCCAGACGCCGGCGGTCGGCGCGCTGCTGCCGCAGATCGTGCCCACGAACAAGCTGCTGCGGATCAACGGCATCAACCAGACGATCCAGGCGGGGATGATGCTGCTCGCCCCCGCGGTGGCCGCCGCGCTGTATGCGAACTTCGCGATCGAGATGATCTTCTTCGTCGACGTCGTCACGGCCGTGGCCGGGATCGGCCTCCTCGCCCTCATCCCGGTCGCGACGATCCGGCAGGCGGGGGTCGCCGTGACCGGCTACTTCGAGGACCTGCGCGAGGGGGTGCGCTACATCGCGGGTCACGCGTTCGTGCGCTGGCTGATGGGCCTGTACGCGTTCGTGATGGTGCTGGCGGCCGCGCCGTCGTTCCTCACGCCGCTGATGGTCGCCCGCTCCTTCGGCGAGGAGCCGTGGAAGCTGATGACGCTCGAGCTCGCGTTCTCCGTGGGCATGATGGCGGCCGGCGCGACCGTGGCGGTCTGGGGCGAGAAGTTCGACCGGATCACGCTGATCATGGCGTCGGCCGTCGCGTTCGGCGTGCTGTCGATCGGGCTCGGCCTCTCGCCCAACCTGTGGGTGTTCTTCTTCTTCATGTTCCTCGTCGGTGTCACGGTGCCGGCGTTCTCGACGCCCTCGATGACGGCGCTCCAGGAGACGGTCGAACCGGAGCGGCAGGGCCGCGTGTTCGGCTTCCTCGGCATCGTGAGCGCCGTGGCGATGCCGCTCGGGATGGTGGTCTTCGGTCCGCTGGCCAACGTGTGGACGGTGCAGACCGTGCTGGTGATCTCCGGCGTCGCGACCTTCGTCGTCGCGATCCTGGCGCTGGCTCTCCCGGGCGGGAAGCGCGCCATCGCGGCAGCGCGCGCCCACGGGGCGGGGTCCCAGAAGGTGGGAATCCCGGCCGACACCGCCTCCGGGACCGCCGACGGACCCTAG
- a CDS encoding aspartate kinase: MSLIVSKFGGSSVSDAASISRVADRIVAMRTQGHDVVVVVSAMGDTTDELIDLAEQVGTGGVPPQREMDILLTAGERISMALLAIAIDARGVGAQAFTGQQAGLHTDSAYGNARIVDVTPARISTCLEGGSVAIVAGFQGVHVDSNDVTTLGRGGSDTTAVALAAALNADVCEIYTDVDGVFTADPRIVPTARRIASITSEEMLEMAANGAKILHLRSVEYARRHGVTMHVRSSFSMLEGTLVVTPTEEEEAHMEAPIISGVAHDRSQAKITAVGVPDVPGAAARLFETVAGAGANIDMIVQNVSVHGTGRTDISFTLTAADVAGVRAALDALAAELGYEELIVNDGIGKLSLVGAGMRSHPGVSAKLFGALRDAGVNIEMISTSEIRISVVTSAEDLDTAVRAVHTAFGLDAAEVEAVVYGGSGR; this comes from the coding sequence GTGTCGCTCATCGTCAGCAAGTTCGGCGGATCGTCGGTCTCCGACGCCGCCAGCATCAGCCGCGTCGCCGACCGGATCGTGGCGATGCGAACGCAGGGTCACGACGTCGTCGTCGTGGTCTCCGCGATGGGGGACACGACCGACGAGCTCATCGACCTCGCCGAGCAGGTCGGCACGGGCGGCGTGCCGCCGCAGCGCGAGATGGACATCCTGCTCACCGCCGGCGAGCGGATCTCGATGGCGCTGCTCGCGATCGCGATCGACGCCCGCGGCGTGGGCGCGCAGGCGTTCACCGGCCAGCAGGCCGGTCTCCACACCGACTCCGCCTACGGCAACGCGCGGATCGTCGACGTCACCCCCGCTCGGATCTCCACGTGTCTGGAGGGCGGCAGCGTCGCGATCGTCGCCGGCTTCCAGGGTGTGCACGTCGACTCCAACGACGTCACGACCCTCGGCCGCGGCGGCTCCGACACGACCGCCGTCGCCCTCGCCGCGGCGCTAAACGCCGACGTCTGCGAGATCTACACGGATGTGGACGGTGTGTTCACAGCCGATCCCCGCATCGTCCCGACCGCTCGCCGCATCGCCAGCATCACGAGCGAGGAGATGCTCGAGATGGCCGCCAACGGCGCGAAGATCCTGCACCTGCGCAGCGTCGAGTACGCGCGCCGCCACGGCGTCACGATGCACGTGCGCTCGTCGTTCTCGATGCTCGAAGGAACCCTGGTGGTCACCCCCACCGAGGAGGAGGAAGCTCACATGGAAGCCCCGATCATCTCCGGCGTCGCCCACGACCGCAGCCAGGCGAAGATCACGGCCGTCGGCGTGCCCGACGTGCCGGGCGCCGCCGCGCGCCTGTTCGAGACCGTCGCCGGCGCCGGCGCGAACATCGACATGATCGTGCAGAACGTCTCCGTGCACGGCACCGGCCGCACGGACATCTCCTTCACGCTGACGGCCGCCGACGTGGCCGGCGTCCGCGCCGCGCTCGACGCGCTGGCCGCCGAGCTGGGCTACGAGGAGCTCATCGTCAACGACGGCATCGGCAAGCTCTCCCTGGTCGGGGCCGGGATGCGGTCGCACCCCGGGGTCTCGGCCAAGCTCTTCGGCGCCCTGCGGGACGCCGGTGTGAACATCGAGATGATCTCCACCTCGGAGATCCGCATCTCGGTCGTGACCTCCGCGGAGGATCTCGACACGGCCGTGCGCGCGGTGCACACGGCCTTCGGGCTGGACGCGGCCGAGGTCGAGGCCGTCGTGTACGGAGGATCGGGACGATGA
- the tatA gene encoding Sec-independent protein translocase subunit TatA yields MRIQPIHIVLLILVIVLVFGASRLPDIARNLGKSAKILKEEVKDLRGDEPTTPGTPPQAQQTSGQQQPYVQQQPYPQDQPPAAGPYAPGGTATPGVTSPTDAPTTNPAGTPTEWPPGSSQR; encoded by the coding sequence GTGCGCATCCAGCCCATTCACATCGTCCTGCTCATCCTCGTCATCGTGCTGGTCTTCGGGGCGAGCCGGCTTCCGGACATCGCGCGGAACCTCGGCAAGTCGGCCAAGATCCTCAAGGAGGAGGTCAAGGACCTGCGTGGTGACGAGCCCACCACCCCGGGCACGCCGCCCCAGGCCCAGCAGACCTCCGGCCAGCAGCAGCCCTACGTGCAGCAGCAGCCGTACCCCCAGGACCAGCCTCCTGCGGCCGGCCCGTACGCGCCCGGTGGGACGGCGACGCCCGGTGTCACCAGCCCGACCGACGCCCCGACGACGAACCCCGCCGGCACCCCCACCGAGTGGCCCCCTGGCTCCTCGCAGCGCTGA
- a CDS encoding serine hydrolase domain-containing protein, which produces MPDVIGDLDLIGTARGWGIGDCVLGVVDPDGVRVAGVGVDPAQHVELGSVSKGLTGLLYEDALERGEVERTTALGDALPALAGTAAGAIPLDALATHRSGLPRLPAGMHPWRRSWDLLRHGRNPYGESLAQVLRQAARTGVAGRPKPLYSNLGFALLGHAVAARSGVEYAALLESRLAVPLGADSLHVPDTRGEIRPGAMVGTTGRGRSREPWVGEGIGPAGGVRATITDAARLVQALLDGDAPGLSALRPRADFVGAYRIGSVWVTSSPGGGERRITWHNGGTGGFRSFVGLDREAGRGIVVVSPRSVAPDRRATEWLLGRS; this is translated from the coding sequence ATGCCAGACGTGATCGGGGACCTCGACCTCATCGGAACCGCCCGCGGGTGGGGGATCGGCGACTGCGTGCTCGGCGTGGTCGATCCCGACGGCGTGCGGGTGGCCGGCGTCGGGGTCGACCCGGCCCAGCACGTCGAGCTGGGCTCGGTCTCCAAGGGCCTGACCGGCCTCCTCTACGAGGACGCCCTGGAGCGCGGCGAGGTCGAGCGGACCACGGCGCTCGGTGACGCCCTGCCCGCGCTCGCCGGTACGGCCGCCGGCGCGATCCCGCTCGACGCGCTCGCCACCCATCGCTCCGGGCTGCCGCGGCTGCCCGCCGGGATGCACCCGTGGCGCCGGTCGTGGGACCTCCTGCGGCACGGCCGCAACCCCTACGGGGAGTCGCTCGCGCAGGTGCTGCGCCAGGCGGCGCGCACGGGGGTGGCCGGACGGCCGAAGCCGCTGTACTCCAACCTCGGGTTCGCGCTGCTCGGTCACGCCGTGGCCGCCCGGTCCGGCGTCGAGTACGCCGCGCTGCTCGAGTCACGCCTCGCTGTGCCGCTCGGCGCGGACTCCCTGCACGTGCCCGACACCCGCGGGGAGATCCGTCCCGGGGCGATGGTCGGGACCACGGGCCGCGGCCGCTCGCGCGAACCGTGGGTCGGCGAGGGGATCGGACCGGCGGGCGGGGTGCGCGCGACGATCACCGATGCCGCACGGCTCGTGCAGGCCCTGCTCGACGGCGACGCCCCCGGCCTCTCCGCGCTGCGGCCGCGGGCCGACTTCGTCGGCGCGTACCGGATCGGGTCGGTGTGGGTCACGTCGTCGCCGGGCGGGGGCGAACGCCGGATCACCTGGCACAACGGCGGCACGGGCGGCTTCCGCAGCTTCGTCGGCCTCGACCGCGAGGCCGGTCGGGGGATCGTGGTCGTCTCGCCCCGCAGCGTGGCGCCGGACCGGCGCGCGACGGAGTGGCTCCTCGGTCGGTCCTAG
- a CDS encoding ABC transporter substrate-binding protein yields MTFSRRGFLIGTGLVALPVALGGCGFAPSSQPTNRQGTLTFTTWGTDAELAGFRSAITSFEAANEGVTVELNAVPYEQMFTNIDAQLQAGNPPDLFRVPYYTFGAYAGRGQLLDLSPHLTAERQDVFTPQAWAAVQNDGATFGLPHHTDTSAILVNRDLLTAAGITEIPETIEDAWTWEELAEIGERLKAGLPAGTSPWAYNWQGNGVTRWLSLLFQADGAFLDTDQVTPLIDSDAGREAVEFASSFFSNGYVPANNTIASSSYASESWFSQSVAMVWSGAFQLPDADATAAFDWTATFAPRNARPGGDFGGNALVATADTAQPELAAAFLEHVTDADPMREFCKVASLLPTRADLLNADLEFDVRSDLAPVFAAQASVVQPQDVAQVASPYMSAIIPVLKEQLDLAFTGSQDAATTVANLSSGIAAATGA; encoded by the coding sequence ATGACCTTCTCCCGCCGCGGCTTCCTCATCGGGACCGGACTCGTCGCCCTCCCCGTCGCGCTCGGCGGGTGCGGGTTCGCCCCGTCGTCGCAGCCCACGAACCGCCAGGGCACGCTGACCTTCACCACCTGGGGCACCGATGCCGAGCTCGCCGGCTTCCGCTCCGCGATCACCTCGTTCGAGGCCGCCAACGAGGGCGTCACGGTCGAGCTCAACGCCGTGCCCTACGAGCAGATGTTCACCAACATCGACGCGCAGCTGCAGGCGGGCAACCCGCCCGACCTGTTCCGCGTGCCGTACTACACCTTCGGCGCGTACGCGGGCCGGGGCCAGCTGCTCGACCTGAGCCCCCACCTCACCGCGGAGCGCCAGGACGTCTTCACGCCCCAGGCGTGGGCCGCCGTGCAGAACGACGGCGCCACCTTCGGCCTGCCGCACCACACCGACACCTCCGCGATCCTCGTCAACCGCGACCTGCTCACGGCCGCCGGCATCACCGAGATCCCCGAGACCATCGAGGACGCCTGGACCTGGGAGGAGCTGGCCGAGATCGGCGAGCGGCTCAAGGCCGGCCTTCCCGCCGGCACCAGCCCCTGGGCCTACAACTGGCAGGGCAACGGCGTGACCCGCTGGCTCAGCCTGCTGTTCCAGGCCGACGGCGCCTTCCTCGACACGGACCAGGTCACGCCTCTGATCGACTCCGACGCCGGCCGCGAGGCCGTCGAGTTCGCCAGCTCGTTCTTCTCCAACGGCTACGTGCCCGCGAACAACACGATCGCCTCGTCCAGCTACGCGAGCGAGTCGTGGTTCTCGCAGTCGGTCGCCATGGTCTGGTCGGGGGCCTTCCAGCTGCCCGACGCCGATGCGACCGCCGCCTTCGACTGGACCGCCACGTTCGCCCCGCGCAACGCGCGGCCCGGCGGCGACTTCGGCGGCAACGCCCTCGTGGCCACGGCCGACACCGCGCAGCCCGAGCTGGCTGCGGCCTTCCTCGAGCACGTCACCGACGCCGACCCGATGCGCGAGTTCTGCAAGGTCGCCTCGCTGCTGCCGACGCGGGCCGACCTGCTCAACGCCGACCTCGAGTTCGACGTCCGCAGCGACCTCGCCCCCGTCTTCGCCGCCCAGGCCTCGGTCGTGCAGCCGCAGGACGTCGCCCAGGTCGCCAGCCCGTACATGTCCGCGATCATCCCCGTGCTCAAGGAGCAGCTGGACCTCGCCTTCACCGGATCCCAGGACGCGGCGACCACCGTCGCCAACCTGAGCAGCGGGATCGCGGCCGCCACCGGTGCGTGA
- a CDS encoding TSUP family transporter, translated as MPELDLLTLGLLVLAGLAAGWVDAVVGGGGLIQLPALLLTPGISPIQALATNKLASIMGTSVSSITFYRRVQPDLTTAAPAALAALAGACGGAALASLIPGSALRPIIVVVLVGVLVLVLARPQLGALTDLRWEGNKHRVVAAIVGLTIGLYDGLLGPGTGTFLVLALVGILGYAFLPASAIAKIVNFATNLGALIFFVPNGHVLWSLGLIVGTANLVGGYIGARMAISKGSGFVRVVLLVVVSVLIVRLGWEVVRTW; from the coding sequence TTGCCTGAGCTCGACCTCCTCACCCTCGGACTCCTCGTCCTCGCCGGCCTGGCCGCGGGATGGGTCGACGCCGTCGTGGGCGGCGGCGGGTTGATCCAGCTGCCCGCGCTGCTCCTCACGCCCGGCATCTCGCCGATCCAGGCGCTCGCCACCAACAAGCTCGCCTCGATCATGGGGACCTCGGTCAGCTCGATCACCTTCTACCGCAGGGTCCAGCCCGACCTCACGACGGCGGCGCCCGCGGCCCTCGCGGCCCTCGCCGGTGCCTGTGGTGGCGCCGCGCTCGCCTCGCTCATCCCGGGGTCAGCGCTGCGGCCGATCATCGTCGTCGTCCTCGTCGGCGTGCTGGTGCTCGTCCTCGCCCGACCCCAGCTCGGCGCCCTGACCGACCTGCGCTGGGAGGGCAACAAGCACCGGGTCGTCGCCGCAATCGTCGGCCTGACGATCGGTCTCTACGACGGCCTCCTCGGGCCCGGCACCGGTACCTTCCTCGTGCTCGCGCTGGTCGGCATCCTCGGCTACGCGTTCCTGCCGGCCTCGGCGATCGCGAAGATCGTCAACTTCGCCACCAACCTCGGGGCGCTGATCTTCTTCGTCCCCAACGGTCACGTGCTGTGGTCGCTCGGCCTGATCGTCGGGACGGCCAACCTCGTGGGCGGTTACATCGGGGCGCGGATGGCGATCTCAAAGGGGTCCGGCTTCGTGCGCGTGGTGCTGCTCGTGGTGGTCTCGGTGCTCATCGTGCGGCTCGGCTGGGAGGTCGTGCGCACCTGGTGA